The following are encoded together in the Bactrocera neohumeralis isolate Rockhampton chromosome 6, APGP_CSIRO_Bneo_wtdbg2-racon-allhic-juicebox.fasta_v2, whole genome shotgun sequence genome:
- the LOC126761611 gene encoding uncharacterized protein LOC126761611 isoform X3, translating into MSGPDPKTAKTIYEFTVKDTHGNEVSLEKYKGNVVLVVNIASQCGLTKNNYAKLTTLLEKYEEKGLRILNFPCNQFNSQMPEADGEAMVCHLRDAKANIGDVFQKVDVNGSGAAPLYQFLKHKQTGTLGSSIKWNFTKFLVNKDGVPVDRYAPTTDPMDIAKDIEKLL; encoded by the exons ATGTCAGGTCCAGATCCTAAAACCGCCAAAACAATTTACGAATTCACCGTAAAAGACACGCATGGTAATGAAGTGTCCTTGGAAAAATACAAGGGTAATGTTGTATTGGTCGTGAACATCGCATCGCAATGTGGtttgaccaaaaacaattaTGCAAAACTAACCACTTTGTTGGAGAAATATGAAGAAAAGGGTCTGCGCATTTTAAATTTCCCCTGCAATCAGTTCAACTCACAGATGCCGGAAGCAGATGGTGAAGCAATGGTATGCCACTTGCGTGATGCCAAGGCTAACATTGGCGATGTTTTTCAAAAG GTTGACGTAAATGGCTCTGGTGCAGCCCCACTTTACCAATTCTTGAAGCACAAGCAAACTGGCACACTCGGTAGCTCCATTAAGTGGAATTTCACCAAATTCCTTGTAAACAAGGACGGTGTACCTGTGGACCGTTATGCTCCTACAACCG
- the LOC126761611 gene encoding uncharacterized protein LOC126761611 isoform X1, protein MSFNQLLRIGQSMANSSAISLKFIRSAIPQLQQQQLRQVQRCYSQFSLNPPTITSFNTSTLPNNKRLCVVLLPISGVSCAAASQLAKTENAPSSSTGALRPQVDDIDSNNMSGPDPKTAKTIYEFTVKDTHGNEVSLEKYKGNVVLVVNIASQCGLTKNNYAKLTTLLEKYEEKGLRILNFPCNQFNSQMPEADGEAMVCHLRDAKANIGDVFQKVDVNGSGAAPLYQFLKHKQTGTLGSSIKWNFTKFLVNKDGVPVDRYAPTTDPMDIAKDIEKLL, encoded by the exons ATGTCCTTTAATCAATTGCTTAGGATTGGTCAATCAATGGCTAATAGCAGCGCCATATCTCTCAAGTTCATACGCTCTGCAATAccacaactgcaacaacaacaattgcgtCAAGTGCAACGTTGTTACAGTCAGTTTAGTTTAAATCCACCAACGATAACATCATTTAATACAAGCACTTTGCCAAATAATAAACGGCTATGTGTAGTTTTGTTGCCGATTTCTGGGGTTAGTTGCGCCGCTGCCTCACAACTTGCAAAAACCGAAAATGCACCGTCATCGTCTACCGGTGCTCTCCGTCCACAAGTCGATGAT ATTGACAGCAACAACATGTCAGGTCCAGATCCTAAAACCGCCAAAACAATTTACGAATTCACCGTAAAAGACACGCATGGTAATGAAGTGTCCTTGGAAAAATACAAGGGTAATGTTGTATTGGTCGTGAACATCGCATCGCAATGTGGtttgaccaaaaacaattaTGCAAAACTAACCACTTTGTTGGAGAAATATGAAGAAAAGGGTCTGCGCATTTTAAATTTCCCCTGCAATCAGTTCAACTCACAGATGCCGGAAGCAGATGGTGAAGCAATGGTATGCCACTTGCGTGATGCCAAGGCTAACATTGGCGATGTTTTTCAAAAG GTTGACGTAAATGGCTCTGGTGCAGCCCCACTTTACCAATTCTTGAAGCACAAGCAAACTGGCACACTCGGTAGCTCCATTAAGTGGAATTTCACCAAATTCCTTGTAAACAAGGACGGTGTACCTGTGGACCGTTATGCTCCTACAACCG
- the LOC126761611 gene encoding uncharacterized protein LOC126761611 isoform X2 produces MASLVHFFIGALVTAIGTYYYYNHHVQIDSNNMSGPDPKTAKTIYEFTVKDTHGNEVSLEKYKGNVVLVVNIASQCGLTKNNYAKLTTLLEKYEEKGLRILNFPCNQFNSQMPEADGEAMVCHLRDAKANIGDVFQKVDVNGSGAAPLYQFLKHKQTGTLGSSIKWNFTKFLVNKDGVPVDRYAPTTDPMDIAKDIEKLL; encoded by the exons ATGGCTAGTTTGGTGCACTTTTTTATTGGAGCGCTTGTCACAGCAATCGGGACTTATTACTACTACAACCACCACgtacaa ATTGACAGCAACAACATGTCAGGTCCAGATCCTAAAACCGCCAAAACAATTTACGAATTCACCGTAAAAGACACGCATGGTAATGAAGTGTCCTTGGAAAAATACAAGGGTAATGTTGTATTGGTCGTGAACATCGCATCGCAATGTGGtttgaccaaaaacaattaTGCAAAACTAACCACTTTGTTGGAGAAATATGAAGAAAAGGGTCTGCGCATTTTAAATTTCCCCTGCAATCAGTTCAACTCACAGATGCCGGAAGCAGATGGTGAAGCAATGGTATGCCACTTGCGTGATGCCAAGGCTAACATTGGCGATGTTTTTCAAAAG GTTGACGTAAATGGCTCTGGTGCAGCCCCACTTTACCAATTCTTGAAGCACAAGCAAACTGGCACACTCGGTAGCTCCATTAAGTGGAATTTCACCAAATTCCTTGTAAACAAGGACGGTGTACCTGTGGACCGTTATGCTCCTACAACCG
- the LOC126761600 gene encoding striatin-interacting protein 1 homolog, with amino-acid sequence MMLSSINNSFEQDTHDVDGNCDGPDLDFVYADVDTYQNEIAELYSYTEFNELQQNVKAFEDQMEMYDLPPNWQKQDSSSQRSIIMKLIDQLEVSSRAFRMQAARCILYLAQGCWAEVQSDEEQHQITRDNIIVLYELGVFSSFIDLLNMEIESACSPDIVAVKITNVTLVDSTDLRVILSVLYIIAETIRDEYDKGSEDYKNIAEAFIQEINSPLPDGELLAVKLLGMITRFCSGAAPHFPMKKVVLLLWKITLLGLGGMEKLKNLKNEYRIKAGLEPVTEDTLEVTKNMRASSPPATATDILDNQNPKRNAFRRSLMKQRFLDEQEQMDMELTPGNESAPPNNNGGNGNQEEDISQFYRQFEDPSANTANPNNQPSFSQPPPVLPVQVTTRLPWTPKVRQKDIDQFLDISRNKFIGYSLIDDHESLAGLPQPIHEGVQTLRRHMYVSLADVQIKKEEEIARNPISTHEDEIPLNPAEVLYQAILPNLPQYMIALLKVLLAASPTSKSKTESINIMADVLPKKMPITDSQKLTVDMSRHKEIIVKAVSAIILLYLKHFKINHIYQFEFMSQHLVFANCIPLVLKFFNQTITEYVGMKNTIPLLDFPSCVIGEQPDLSGESFVYSGETADKPYYSWRNVFSCINLLRILNKLIKWKHSRVMMLVVFKSAPILKKTLKVRHAMMQLYVLKLLKMQTKYLGRQWRKSNMKTMSAIYAKVRHRLNDDWAFGNDLESRPWDFQAEECTLRACVDRFNLRRYPEATQKCGAGGNNGNSGNSDNSSSNIGGGTGSGNNMAAGGNEANGFGSSGTGGGGNGHAQLNDYGVEGGFPSDEILSHSDFAFFGHSGWWDRKVELTDYFKENYSIWLEEEVYNNQIDWDAL; translated from the exons atgATGTTGTCATCTATAAATAACTCCTTCGAGCAGGATACACATGATGTTGATGGCAATTGTGATGGGCCTGATTTAGATTTTGTTTATGCTGATGTAGATACTTATCAAAATGAAATTGCAGAACTATATAGTTATACAGAATTTAATGAACTTCAACAAAATGTTAAAGCATTCGAAGATCAAATGGAAATGTATGATTTGCCACCTAATTGGCAAAAACAGGACAGCTCATCACAGCGCAGTATTATAATGAAATTGATAGATCAACTAGAAGTTTCAAGTCGAGCGTTTCGAATGCAGGCAGCCCGTTGTATACTCTATTTGGCACAGGGATGTTGGGCTGAAGTTCAGTCTGATGAAGAACAACATCAGATCACACGAGACAATataattgtattatatgaaTTAGGAGTTTTTTCGTCTTTTATAGATCTACTTAACATGGAAATAGAGAGCGCATGTTCTCCTgatattgttgctgttaaaatCACGAATGTTACTTTGGTAGACTCAACCGACTTACGAGTAATCCTTTCGGTATTGTATATAATTGCGGAAACTATTCGCGATGAGTATGACAAGGGTAGTGAGGACTACAAAAATATTGCCGAAGCTTTCATACAAGAAATAAATAGTCCACTACCTGATGGTGaattacttgctgtcaaacttTTGGGAATGATAACTCGCTTTTGTAGTGGCGCCGCACCACACTTTCCCATGAAAAAAGTCGTTCTATTATTGTGGAAAATAACATTATTGGGATTAGGTGGAATGGAGaagttaaaaaatcttaaaaatgaaTATCGCATTAAAGCTGGACTTGAGCCGGTTACTGAGGACACACTGGAAGTCACGAAAAATATGCGTGCAAGCTCGCCACCAGCAACTGCTACAGATATTTTGGATAATCAAAATCCCAAACGAAATGCATTTAG aCGATCATTGATGAAGCAACGTTTTCTTGATGAGCAAGAACAGATGGACATGGAATTAACACCAGGTAATGAAAGCGCACCACCCAACAATAACGGCGGAAATGGAAATCAAGAGGAAGATATTTCCCAGTTTTATCGTCAGTTCGAAGATCCATCTGCAAACACCGCAAACCCTAACAATCAGCCGAGCTTCTCACAGCCACCACCCGTACTACCGGTACAAGTTACAACACGTTTGCCGTGGACACCGAAAGTAAGGCAAAAGGATATAGATCAATTCCTGGATATATctcgaaataaatttattggttATTCGTTGATTGATGACCACGAGAGCCTTGCGGGACTGCCACAACCAATACATGAAGGCGTTCAGACTTTGCGACGTCATATGTACGTGAGCCTGGCAgatgtgcaaataaaaaaagaagaagaaatcgcACGAAATCCGATCTCCACACACGAAGACGAAATCCCATTAAATCCCGCCGAAGTACTTTATCAGGCGATTCTACCGAATTTGCCACAATACATGATTGCACTGCTGAAGGTTTTATTGGCTGCATCACCCACTTCAAAATCGAAAACGGAAAGCATTAATATAATGGCAGATGTTTTACCGAAAAAAATGCCAATAACGGACTCGCAGAAATTAACCGTTGACATGAGTAGGCATAAGGAAATAATTGTTAAAGCGGTATCAGCTATCATTCTGCTAtatttgaaacatttcaaaataaaccACATATACCAATTCGAATTTATGTCCCAGCATCTTGTATTCGCCAATTGTATACCTTTGGTGCTCAAATTCTTCAATCAAACTATCACCGAATATGTAGGTATGAAAAACACTATACCACTATTGGATTTCCCTTCCTGTGTAATTGGAGAACAGCCAGATTTATCGGGCGAAAGCTTCGTTTATAGCGGCGAAACCGCCGACAAGCCTTACTATTCATGGCGTAACGTTTTCTCCTGCATTAATCTCTTACGAATACTTAATAAGTTAATTAAGTGGAAACATTCACGAGTTATGATGTTGGTCGTCTTCAAATCGGCACCGATACTCAAGAAAACACTAAAGGTGCGCCATGCTATGATGCAGTTATATGTATTGAAATTACTTAAAATGCAAACCAAATATTTGGGTCGCCAATGGCGCAAATCTAATATGAAGACAATGAGTGCCATTTATGCAAAAGTAAGACATCGTCTTAACGATGATTGGGCTTTTGGCAATGACTTGGAGTCGCGTCCATGGGATTTTCAGGCTGAAGAATGTACATTGCGTGCCTGCGTAGATCGTTTTAATTTGCGGCGCTATCCCGAAGCTACACAGAAATGTGGTGCAGGTGGCAACAATGGAAATTCCGGAAATTCAGATAATTCTTCGAGTAATATAGGGGGTGGCACAGGAAGTGGTAATAACATGGCTGCTGGTGGAAATGAGGCTAACGGTTTCGGCAGTAGTGGTACGGGCGGTGGTGGCAATGGACACGCACAATTGAATGATTATGGAGTCGAGGGGGGCTTTCCAAGCGACGAAATTCTATCGCACTCAGATTTTGCTTTCTTTGGACACTCAGGCTGGTGGGATCGCAAAGTGGAATTGACCGACTACTTCAAGGAAAACTATTCGATATGGCTAGAAGAAGAAGTTTACAATAACCAAATTGATTGGGATGCGTTGTAA
- the LOC126761609 gene encoding nicotinamide riboside kinase 1 → MPPWLVIGVSGVTCGGKTTLAHRLRDYFQQSRGGSLWNTPYIVGDVQLISQDDYFLPVFDLRHKWNEKLNVINFELLSSLDMKHMLSDIAWIMKGRNLASDPMEYVDYINEMSMSTNFEHYGQPVTQQMYHPNSYKVNQCGLSSRHQSQQTQSQHNQYLHHHCQPLHQHAHIHANANVAHSSHIMRINSQLAHMRDNKINLLIIEGFTIFNQPELLTLCNIKFHFHLPYEKCYARRQKRTYDPPDVTGYFEICVWPHYEKNFNEIRDRQDVTFLNGELSKERIFKFVLQKISNYFEERCDVACPPPQKLLGIPSCLANGPLSNESCASSSTRLIAGIGGNVTKASPMEQQ, encoded by the coding sequence ATGCCGCCGTGGCTGGTAATAGGTGTTTCAGGTGTAACATGTGGTGGTAAAACAACTTTGGCACACCGCTTGCGGGACTACTTTCAACAATCACGCGGCGGATCACTGTGGAATACCCCTTACATTGTGGGCGACGTACAGCTTATATCACAGGATGATTACTTCCTACCAGTTTTCGATTTGCGACACAAGTGGAATGAAAAACTGAACGTGATAAATTTTGAGCTATTAAGCTCACTCGATATGAAACATATGCTCTCTGACATAGCATGGATAATGAAAGGTCGCAACTTGGCAAGTGATCCAATGGAATACGTTGATTACATTAACGAGATGTCCATGTCAACGAATTTCGAGCATTATGGGCAACCAGTTACGCAACAAATGTACCATCCCAACAGCTATAAAGTCAATCAATGTGGCTTGTCATCGCGACATCaaagtcaacaaacacaaagtcAACACAATCAATATCTACATCATCATTGTCAACCACTGCATCAGCATGCACACATTCATGCAAATGCTAATGTGGCCCATTCTTCCCACATAATGCGTATCAACTCACAATTGGCGCATATGCGTGACAACAAAATCAATCTGCTCATAATTGAAGGTTTCACCATCTTCAATCAGCCGGAGTTGTTAACATTATGTAATATTAAGTTCCATTTTCATTTGCcatatgaaaaatgttatgCGCGTCGTCAGAAACGCACTTATGATCCACCTGACGTCACTggatattttgaaatatgtgtATGGCCACATTATGAGAAGAATTTCAATGAGATACGAGATCGACAAGATGTTACGTTCCTAAATGGTGAATTAAGCAAAGAacgtattttcaaatttgtacTGCAAAAAATATCCAACTACTTTGAGGAACGCTGTGATGTGGCCTGTCCGCCACCACAAAAGCTTTTAGGCATACCGAGTTGCTTGGCAAATGGTCCCTTGAGTAATGAGAGTTGTGCTAGCAGTAGTACACGTTTAATAGCCGGTATTGGTGGGAACGTGACAAAAGCCAGCCCTATGGAGCAACAGTGA
- the LOC126761620 gene encoding uncharacterized protein LOC126761620 — protein sequence MASNSQVGKIVVVVALTLFFYYFFWVSILPFMLIDEGNFIHSLFPPLEYAFIFPAIFGVIFLGGISIYTLYHIWDHIWKKKTI from the exons ATGGCTTCGAATTCGCAAGTTGGAAAAATTGTGGTCGTCGTTGCACTCACATTATTTTTCTACTATTTCTTTTGGGTATCCATATTGCCGTTTATGTTAATTGATGAAG GTAACTTCATACATTCGTTATTTCCGCCGCTTGAATATGCATTCATATTTCCCGCAATATTTGGAGTGATATTTCTTGGTGGCATATCAATATACACGCTGTACCATATTTGGGATCATATTTGGAAGAAAAAAACTATCTAA